The proteins below are encoded in one region of Lactuca sativa cultivar Salinas chromosome 3, Lsat_Salinas_v11, whole genome shotgun sequence:
- the LOC111888375 gene encoding transcription factor BHLH094 translates to MDPPMMMNGGGFRSGNTGSSLCNLPEIWPFQINLGGGGGNAVAFGMGQLGDNSGGSGAFVDNRDHVAVDDPMVVDQRGNSNQSKKRREDDDSSKGVSTSSRSNGNSMLDSDGKRLKSLALENESESKPKPEPERSSGKKAENSGKPSDPSKQDYIHVRARRGQATDSHSLAERARREKISERMKILQDLVPGCNKVIGKALVLDEIINYIQSLQQQVEFLSMKLEAVTSRSHPSPQGFTSKDFGQQTFEMTGVPFGAQPTREFSRGSSPEWLHMQIGGNFERTS, encoded by the exons ATGGATCCGCCGATGATGATGAATGGAGGTGGTTTTCGGTCAGGTAACACGGGGTCTTCGTTGTGTAATTTGCCTGAGATCTGGCCCTTTCAGATAAATCTAGGCGGTGGCGGTGGCAATGCGGTGGCGTTCGGTATGGGGCAATTGGGGGATAATAGCGGTGGTAGCGGTGCTTTTGTGGATAATCGAGATCATGTAGCGGTGGATGATCCCATGGTTGTAGACCAGAGAGGGAATAGTAATCAGAGTAAGAAACGACGTGAAGATGATGATTCGTCTAAAGGCGTTTCAACTAGCAGCCGTAGCAATGGCAATAGCATG CTTGATAGTGATGGCAAACGATTGAAGAGTTTGGCGCTTGAAAACGAATCAGAATCTAAACCAAAACCAGAACCTGAAAGAAGCTCTGGAAAGAAAGCAGAAAACAGTGGAAAACCATCTGATCCATCTAAACAAGATTACATTCATGTTCGAGCAAGAAGGGGTCAAGCCACCGACAGCCATAGTTTAGCAGAAAGA GCTAGAAGGGAGAAGATAAGTGAAAGGATGAAAATTCTCCAAGATCTTGTCCCTGGTTGTAATAAG GTTATTGGGAAAGCGCTTGTTCTTGATGAAATAATCAATTACATCCAATCATTACAGCAACAAGTCGAG TTTTTATCAATGAAGCTTGAAGCTGTCACCTCAAGATCACACCCAAGTCCCCAAGGATTTACTTCAAAAGAT TTTGGTCAACAAACATTCGAAATGACAGGAGTACCCTTTGGTGCACAACCCACAAGGGAATTTAGTAGGGGATCATCACCCGAATGGTTGCACATGCAAATTGGTGGAAACTTTGAAAGAACATCATGA